caaaaagggggtgcagagggtggaagcaaggacaggtaacCTGGGAGTAAAATAGAAACATTGTCCAAGCACCCAGGGATGAaattaggaaagctaaagcccaaATGAACTTGAATATGGCCAGGGATGTCAAAGATAgcaagaagggcttctataaGTATATAGGAGACAAAAGGAAGGCTAGGGAAAATATGGTCCCATTGCTGACTGAGATGCAGGACCTGATGACATAgaacatggaaaaggctgaagtactgaatgctttctttgcctcagtcttaACTAACAAGActggccttcaggaatcccatTTCCCAGAGACCAGagggaaaggctggagcaaggaagatgtacccttggtggaagaagatgaggtcagggaatacttaaaCAAACTGCACATACCTAtgtccatggggcctgatgggatgctcccacaagtgctgacagagctggcagatgtcattgCAAGGACACGTTCAGTAATCTTTGGTCAATCATGGTGATTGGGAGACATGCctgaagactggaggaaagcaaatgtcacccccatcttcaagaagggcaaggagAACCCAGGGAACTAGAGGCCAATCAGCCTCACCTCGATCCCTGGAAAGGAGGTGGAGCATCTAATTCTGAAAACCATTTATGGGCACATGAATGACAGGAAAATcatcaggagtagtcagcatggcttcactaacaggaagtcatgcttgaccaacttggTAACCAGCTTCTGTGATTAAATGATTGGCCTGGTAGACAAAGAGAGCGCAATGGATATTGTCTACTTATACTTCAGTAAGGCTTTCAACAGTTACCCATATAAGATCCTCACACAGAAGCTGTTGAtgtatgggctggatgaccagtcagtgaggtggattgaaaactggctaaATGGCCAGGTCCAGAGATTGGTGATTAGCAGCatgaagtctagttggaggccagttACCAGTGGTCTACCCCAGGGATCTCTACTGGGTGCAGCCCTCTTTaccttcattaatgatctggatgataaGGTAGtgtgtaccctcagcaagtttgcagatgacaccaaacggggaggagtggctgatacaccagaaggTTGTGCTGCCGTCCAGAGGGatctcaacaggctggagaaatgggctgacaggagcTTCTTAAAGTTCAGTAACGGGAAGTACAAAGTTCTGCACCTGGGCAGGAATAAACCCATGCACAAATATATGTTGGGGGCcatccagctggaaagcagctttgcagaggagAACTTGGGGGTCCTGTTGGACATCAGGTGGAACATGAGTCAGCAATTTGCCCTTGTTCCAAAGAAGGTGTCTAATTCACTTCATATCGATATTGTATATTCTCATATAAGTAAACTATCACATCTACTGTTATATTGTTGATAAGTTTGCTTCACTAATGGTAAGTTGTAGTAATCGGTAATAGTATATAACTACTTGGATGTTGCTGTTATTGGATGTACTACAATACTGATTGATGTTATTATTGATTGATACCATACTTTTGATTGATAATATATTACTGATTGCTGATAGTAATTTGTAGTAGCTTGATATAGATTCATTCATATCCACTTTATTAATTATAAGTATAAAGGATTTTTGTGGTAGTTTACTTGCTAGTGGTGATTTTTGTAGTATTAGTGGTAACCTATAATAGAGACATTCAGAGGATAAAAGCATGCATTACAGAATCCTGTGAACCCACAGTCATAATCTCTACAGACCTGCAGACCGAGTAAACCCTTAGGTTGTGACAGAAGCTGGGCTGGATCagacaaagtattgccagcaggttgagggagctgatccttcccctttattctggtgaggccacacctggagtaccaCGTGCAGTTCTAGGCTCCTCAGTAGAAAAGACAGATGGACATACTGGACAGAGTTCAACAAATGGCCACAAGGATGAGGAAGGAACTGGAGGTTCTCTCCTGTGAGgtaaggctgagagagctgggactgttcagcctggagaaaagaaagctcaggggggatcttatcaatgtgtaaaaatacctgaagggagggtgcaaagaagatggagccaggctcttttcagtggtgcccagtgccaggacaagaggcaatgggcacaaactgaaacacaggaggttctgtcTGAGCaacaggaaacacttttttactgtgatggtgactgagcactggaacaggttgcccagagaggctgtggcaTCTCCCTACTTGGAGATATTCAAtagctgtctggacatggtcctgggtaACAGGCTCTAGTCAACCCTGCTTGAACAGGGGGTTTGGACcaggtgatctccagaggtcccgACCAACCTCAACCAGTCTGTGAGACATAAACGGGtcttgtgtgtgtatgtgtgtgtcttgGGGTTAAGCAACATAATATATAGCAATAAACCCatgatatataaaaaaagatatttggtATTAGTCCCACCCTACCTGCCtcaaataaattgaaatagAGTTATGAAGGATGCAGAGGCCCAGAGATTGCAAAGGACTACATCAGGAGACCTCCCAAATCTCCTATTAATTACTACACCCTGGATAACAAATCATTTTGCAAGGTTCATGTCAATCTCTGTTACTTTTAATGCTTGTTGCTAAGAACTTTCTGAGagcatcaaaatgaaaaaaataaacttgctgCTTCTGGGAATCTTCTCATCTATATATGTGGCCAGAGATCACTTGAAAACCCAAAGGAGTACACGTAAATATATCTTCAACCCAAAGCAGGATAAACAGCTACACTCAGtttctctgtagaaaaaaacccacccaccacccacccaaccaaccaaaaaccatAAACATTCTTGGTCCAGGCAGTGAGTTCTCCTTAAAAATGAATCTGGTCAGATGGGTTTTATCCCCATGGCTTGGAATAATATACAGACTGAATCTTTCAGGACATACAGAATGAAGCTCAGTCCCTTACCGCAATATTCCCTCCTTGAAGGAGGCAGTAGGTCACTCTCTAGGAGGTAGTAGGACACTCTCTGGGGAGAATGGGCGATGGTACCTGGAACAGATTAAGGAGgcaatgaccaaaaaaaaaaaaaaaaaaccccaaaacaaaagaacTCATTATGACTACAactgtagaatcatagaatcacagaatcgtttaggttggaaaagacctttaggttcatccagtccaaccattaacctaacactaccaagtccaccactaaaccagttaagggtagagtagcaaattcatgtttcctggcttggtggctggattatttataatgaaagtaaaaactaggaatcattaagattggaaaggacctctaagatcatcagtccaatcatcaacccaacaccaccatgcccactaaaccatgtcacaaagtgccacgtctacccgttttttgaactcttccagggatggtgaatccaccacctctctgggaagcctgttccaatgcttgactaccctttccgtgaagaaatttttcctaatatccaactgAAACCTCCCATggcgcagctggagcccatttcctctcatcctatcaatagctacttgggagaagagaccaacatccacctcactacaacctcctttcaggtagttgtagagagcaataaggtcacccctcagcctcctcttctccagactaaacaaccacagttccctcagccactcctcacaagacttgctctctaaacccttcaccagcttccttgcccttctctggacatgctccagcacctcaatgtcctgcttgtattgaggggcccaaaactggacacagtattccaggtgcagcctcaccagcgccgagtacaggggcacaatcacctccctgctcctgctggccacactattcctgatacaagccaggatgctgttggccttcttggccacctgggcacactgctggctcatgttcagccagctgtcgaccaacacccccacatcattttcagccaggcagctttccggccactcttccccaagcctgtagcattgcatggggttgttgtgaccgaagtgcaggacatGGCACTTGGCCTcgttggaaaaaaaaaaaaaaagttttttaactTTGAATCAAAAAAGTTAACAGAATACATAGTTCTGGTAGCAAACTGGTGATGAGGATGCACATGAAGTGGCTCAGGAGAGATGTCCAGACTCATGTCAGACTGGGATCTATTAATGCTGAAGAACTGTCAATGATCTCCATTTCATGAGAACCAATGGAACTGTGTCTGCTTTTCACCAAAGGTTGTTGTCAAGCAGCCTCCCTTAGAATCAGACTGTGGGCCTTcatccatttttttattttgtgtaggAGTATTCCTTCTTGAATAACAGGATAATGTGATTAACTCATTGTCCAATGTGTGAGATTTCTGTGATGTAAAAATAGTAACAGTCTATTTCTTTACAGATACTAAAATTCTGCACATCATCCCTTCTGAGTTCTCTAGTATTGCCAGGAAGGATATTGAGGTTTGTGAGTTCACCTTTCAAAACTGAAGACATTCTGGACGGGTGGTAGGTATGTTTCTTACCTGTCTTTTAATACTTAGTGTGGGAGAGAGCTTATCTATAGCCATCTCCTATGTGGTCAGTCCAGTCTGCTTTGTAGGAGGACGCTACAGATTTTTAGTGTGTCATTCATcatatttaaagataaaaacacaaaagaagttTGGTACATCATCCCTTGGCTATTAAGGTAGCCTATAATGTTTAGCTGTTATGTAGACCTCTACACTGCAGACATCATAACTCATGTATGTGGATCCACTTCTTGACCCCCATCCCCCAGATTTGGCTGTAGATTGAAGTCAGTATAGATTTTAACAGTCATTTCAAAGATATTGGACTTAGATCATTAGTGGCAATCTAGGCACTTCCTCAGTAAGGTCAGGGTACAGAGCTatgttctctttgttttcttcttctcccagctcACAACAAGCAAAGAATAGAAGGTTCTGGTGACACAAGTCTCTATGTTAGGCTGCAGTTCCTGCCTGACAccatatcttaatttttttcttctgtaccttccaacacaaaaaaatcacagccatCTAAGACCTTCTTCCACCTCTATAATTCTCAAAATAATATTCCCTATGGctcatattaaaatatttttttttcatattttctagCTTCATCGTTTTTTACTTATCTTccaattattattcttttatgaTTAAATCCCATTTGTTTCCTAAGAATTATATGTAATTTTAAGAGCAGCTCTTTGATATTTACTGAAATCTATCTTGACAGATCTTCAGTTCATGTGAAAGAGGCCAAACCCTTTATCCATATTTCAAGGTTTTGcggtttagtcccagccagcaactcagtaacacgcagccgctcgctcactccccctaccctgatgggatgggggagagaatcagaggagtaagagtgagaaacactcctgggctgagataagaacagtttaataattgaaataaagtaaaatagtaatgctaatagtaacaatataataataatagtaataataatatacaaagcaagtgatgcacaatgcaattgctcaccacctgccgaccgatacccagacagttcccgagcagtggtcgctgctccctggccaaccccccccagtttatatactgagcatgacgtcatatggtatggaatagccctttggtcagttgggatcaactattctggctgtgccccctcccagtttcttgtgcgcctggcagagcatgagaagctgaaaaagtccttgactagcataagcagtactcagcaacaactaaaaacatcagcatgttatcaacattcttctcctactaaatccaaaacacagcactatgcctgctgctaggaagaaaattaactctatcccagccgaaaccaggacacaaggaaaaagatcaaaatatggaaaaaaaaaaaaaaaaacaacaaaacaaaccaaccaaacaaaaaaaaacccaacaaaccaaccaaaaaaaaaaaaaaccaccaacaacaacaaaaaaagaaacctttaacTTAGATATAATTATATAATTCTACTTCCATTATTTTTGGTACTCCTGAGAGTAAGTCtcttttcaaagaggaaaaaagaaaaaagaaaaaaaggtattggGAGAAATTGTattaaaccttttaaaatccTTCATGATTGGTAGTGGCAGAAGACAGAAgtatttatttcctctgctttgctctgttcttttctcttctttttatacTTTGTGTTTTCTCATAGTTAACCTCTGATACTTACTGCAGTACatttcattgtttattttttgcacatttttatcaaaatgcttcctttttcttttactgttaaATGAGAATGCCTATTCTGATTTTGACTATGTTTTTACAGGGAAAGTtactaatttcatgttttcttgcGATTTGGAGTATGGTCACAAACTTTTGAGATTTACTTTAGCAATTAATTTGGGGTaatgtttttctccatctgttgatttcagtgaaacacTTCAGGAAttcagatttattaaaaaaaaattgaggacTTCTATCTAccactttttcatttctctgatcTCTCAGGAGTTAAGCATCTGAACTTAGGTGCACTAAACTCAGACCTTCATTCCACAGGTAATATTAGgtagttttcttttcagctgtccACAACCTCTACATCAGAGGCAGAATCCATCTCTCATAGGTTTAGCCTTCTgaaattgctgtattttatggAGCTTAAAGTACTGGGTGCAGTACTGAAGTAGACAATATGAAAAATTCTATAACGTTTATGACTTTGTTTCTTGGAGTGAACACCAAGAAGGTTTGTACCTTCCGTCCTTTTGAAGTCTTTCCAGATGAACCATACAGAAAAATCTGGTAGAAGCAACTGCACCACAGTGACCATGTTCATTCTCCTGGGCCTCTTCAGACATACTGAGCTGcaaatcttgtttttcttcatgtttgtcCTGATTTACACTATTACTATCATCGGGAACAGACTTGTCATCATTGTCACAGTTCGACCATCCTTTTATACACCCATGTACTTTATTCTCAGGGTCCTCGCCTTCATGGATATTTGTACTACTTCAGTCATTGTACCCAAGATGTTAGTGAATTTTCTCTCACGGGGCAAGTGCATTTCCTACATAGGCTGTGCTGCCCAGCTGTACTTCCTGATTTTTCTAGCAGCTGCTGAGTACTATCTTCTTGTTGCCATGGCCTATGACCATTACCCGGCCATTTGCAACCCCCTGAGATACAGAATTTTGGTGAACAGaagggtttgtttttccctagtcctgctgtcTTTCCTCACTGATAATGTTGTGTCAGTGGTGCAAACTGCTTTGTGTTCACATTGCCATTATGTGGGCCTAACAAGATTAACTATTTCTTCTGTGATATCACAACACATTATATTTCTGTGCACTGAAACATCTCTGTTTGAAATTCAAGCCATGACAACCACAGTATTGGTCATTTTCaccccattttctctcatcaTTCTGTCCTACACCATCATCTTCTCCAGGATTTTGACCATGCCCTCTGCAAGTGGAAGATACAAGACATTCTGGACCTGTTCTTCGCATCTCCTAGTGGTGATGCTTCAGTATGGGAGTGGCAGCCTGATTTACCTAAGACCCAAGTTCAGCTATCCACAAGATGCTAAAAAAGTGCTGGCTTTAGTGTACCCAACCATAACTCCTTTGTTAAATCCCATTATCTACAGCTTGAGAAATAAGGATGTGAAAAGGATTTTAAGAACAATAATaaggaaggtgaggaaaagGTAAATTTCTTACTGAAAACACAGAGTGGGATTCATAGGATAAATTCAGATATCAAATGAAGACATATATAATGTTTCTGTAAAGTCTTTGTACCCATTGTACTCAGAATATCCCAGGTGTTCCAAGGAAAATATCATATGACCTATTTCAGGAGTGTTTCTTAGGGTAATATAAATCACATCCTAGAAGTTCCTACTTACCTCCATTCAACATATAAAAAGAGTCTAGAAGAAGATTTATCTTACCTAACTTTACTATTGTCATTCATCTCCAGAGAGAGACATCTAAAAGTAAATGTCTTAGCTCTTATTATAGTAAATCAAGAGATAATTTggtatatagaaaaaaataatacagtgtTCACCCTGGGACATAGAAAGTTATTTGAATAATTATAAATTACAACTTCAGAATAAGTCATATGACAAAATAGATAACAATCCAAATCTAGAACTTAAACTGAGATATAAGAAATTAGTGTAGATCTACCAATTTTCACATCTTAAATAAACTTCCATagcctatttttattttcataatcaCTTATCAGTGATATCCTTTCTACCGCTTTTCcagtatttccatttgttttgaatttttccaAGAGAACAATAAGAGAAAGGCGTATAAATTTTTAGGGGTTTTTATATTATACATGTTCAGTTGTTATACCTAAGGTGTATCTATATATAAaagatttatatatatatatatataaaagataaaggtaagaaaataaaaccactgaaagctgaagaaaatgtgagAATTCCTTTCCTTGATCCAGTTTTGCTGTCTTTATGTTCTCTCCTATGATTTTCGTGCGTGTGACAGGTATACTCTGTGtctgtcccctccccagagATCAGGGCCTTTAACATGGTGATCACCAGCTTTTTGCACCTCTTTTTTGTGCCTTTTATGCTCTACTGTGCCTGCCACCATGTGCACACCTTGGTCAAGTGCAGACCATCATGCACCCACCAGGGTCCCATGCCCCTAGGGACGTATGCCCCTCAGTAGGGGGAGCAGGAGAAGCGGGGCCCCTCAGTGAACAGACAAGGTCCACAGCCAATGAGGTGCCTTGGCTCAGAGAAGCTTCTGGATCGTGACCAATTATGACCACAGCTCAGATCCGACCCAGGGTATAAATGGGCATGGCCAGAGACCCCCTTGGAGTAGTCTTCTCAGAGCTGCAGGTCCATGTTTGAAACTTCTCCCCATGGGTTGGGGTACCACCTGAGAAAACTTCCTGGGATTGAGTGCCCTCACCTCCTTTTGGTGAGTGATTTCTTCTGGATATATCCTCGAGGGAGCACTCGCCCCACACCAGGTGAGCGATTATGTCTTGTGGGTACCCACAAGAGAGATTGTTTCCCTCCCTTGTGAAtgagtgtgtgtgcacactTTGGATCATCATTCTTCTGTGTATTGATGTGTAGTAATACCCCAACTGACACCTCGAACCTGTTATGTGTTAAATGTTATTGGAGTGTTGATTGATTTTGGTTTACCCCTGTTTCTCATTGGTTACTGTTGTGTAGTTTCCgctgtttt
The sequence above is a segment of the Pelecanus crispus isolate bPelCri1 chromosome 18, bPelCri1.pri, whole genome shotgun sequence genome. Coding sequences within it:
- the LOC104038170 gene encoding LOW QUALITY PROTEIN: olfactory receptor 10A7-like (The sequence of the model RefSeq protein was modified relative to this genomic sequence to represent the inferred CDS: inserted 3 bases in 2 codons), which encodes MDIVYLYFSKAFNSYPYKILTQKLLMYGLDDQSSFQMNHTEKSGRSNCTTVTMFILLGLFRHTELQILFFFMFVLIYTITIIGNRLVIIVTVRPSFYTPMYFILRVLAFMDICTTSVIVPKMLVNFLSRGKCISYIGCAAQLYFLIFLAAAEYYLLVAMAYDHYPAICNPLRYRILVNRRVCFSLVLLSFLTDNVVSVVQTXFVFTLPLCGPNKINYFFCDITTXIIFLCTETSLFEIQAMTTTVLVIFTPFSLIILSYTIIFSRILTMPSASGRYKTFWTCSSHLLVVMLQYGSGSLIYLRPKFSYPQDAKKVLALVYPTITPLLNPIIYSLRNKDVKRILRTIIRKVYSVSVPSPEIRAFNMVITSFLHLFFVPFMLYCACHHVHTLVKCRPSCTHQGPMPLGTYAPQ